Proteins encoded in a region of the Apostichopus japonicus isolate 1M-3 chromosome 19, ASM3797524v1, whole genome shotgun sequence genome:
- the LOC139960188 gene encoding mediator of RNA polymerase II transcription subunit 7-A-like, whose translation MGEQQAVSSTFPLPPMQYIANYSDEKVRNSAVPKPPLPAQDSYNMFGATFTSNDEIIRPLEAQGLTRLHPKYFRHKEELKKLNHSILVNFLELLEVLISCPGGGKREEKVEDINLLFVHMHHLINEYRPHQARETLRVMMEVQKRQRLQTAERFQKHLEKVTEILQGCFSSLPENVEHIDNILAVKLESNQEEEITNTTEKKEVSSIQKDRLMCNLVDSL comes from the coding sequence ATGGGGGAGCAGCAGGCAGTAAGCAGTACCTTTCCTCTTCCACCAATGCAATATATTGCTAACTATTCTGACGAGAAAGTGAGGAATTCAGCAGTTCCTAAACCACCACTGCCAGCACAAGATTCGTATAACATGTTTGGTGCTACATTTACATCCAATGATGAAATTATTAGACCTTTAGAAGCACAGGGGCTCACGAGGTTACATCCTAAATATTTCCGCCATAAAGAGGAACTGAAGAAGCTGAACCATTCCATCCTTGTGAACTTTTTGGAATTATTGGAGGTTCTCATTTCTTGCCCAGGGGGaggaaaaagagaagagaaagttgAAGACATTAATTTACTTTTTGTTCATATGCATCACCTCATCAACGAATACCGACCGCATCAGGCACGTGAAACGTTACGAGTCATGATGGAGGtacaaaaaaggcaaagacTGCAAACTGCAGAGAGATTCCAGAAACATCTGGAAAAAGTTACCGAAATCTTGCAGGGCTGCTTTTCTTCGTTACCAGAAAATGTGGAACACATTGACAACATTCTCGCAGTTAAATTGGAATCCAACCAAGAGGAGGAGATAACAAACACCACAGAGAAGAAAGAAGTATCAAGCATCCAAAAAGACAGACTTATGTGTAACTTGGTAGATTCTTTGTGA